A genomic window from Antedon mediterranea chromosome 4, ecAntMedi1.1, whole genome shotgun sequence includes:
- the LOC140046241 gene encoding uncharacterized protein has translation MVDYVILAYTSVTAAGIVLVWYAWNNRRSKRIVFGRKCKLNDFMLKEWVTYCNHGSFGTVPRKVIETQRKFQLERESDPDCWYRYQVEDIYLSAVDKVAQFVGSDKENLVLLDNVTTGVNTVIKSLRWSPGDKILITNHTYEAVKKTVVFVNQMNPEIDVVTMKITFPIESKRQLVNTLKETLDANEGVKLVILDHMTSVSALLMPLEDMIPVCRQKNVMVMVDGAHAPGHVPLEVEKLGADFYTGNLHKWCFAPRGCAFLHINPKYSDIIQPLVTSHGQFEPRLCDRFKSQATRDYTSFCAAISAVEFLEEIGMDAITHYNTNMIEWAADMLSNGWGTPRLAIHPTVRAPFMALIKLPRKDGDKLPAVNYANSEQLISIFYKKYDIVCAFTVVDGEFWVRISAHIYNCKEDYFKLRDAVLALITRLD, from the exons ATGGTTGACTATGTTATACTAGCATATACTTCAGTTACAGCAGCTGGCATTGTATTGGTGTGGTATGCATGGAATAATAGAAGAAGTAAACGGATTGTTTTTGGAAGAAAGTGCAAATTGAACGATTTTATGTTGAAGGAGTGGGTAACGTACTGTAACCATGGATCGTTTGGAACAGTGCCTAGAAAAGTTATCGAAACTCAGAGGAA GTTTCAGTTGGAACGAGAGAGTGACCCAGATTGTTGGTACCGTTACCAGGTAGAAGATATCTATCTAAGCGCAGTTGATAAAGTTGCTCAATTTGTGGGATCTGACAAAGAAAATCTTGTTTTGCTAGACAACGTAACAACTG GGGTGAACACGGTGATCAAGTCTCTTCGCTGGTCTCCGGGTGACAAGATATTGATAACAAATCATACTTACGAGGCTGTTAAGAAAACCGTAGTTTTTGTGAATCAAATGAACCCAG aAATTGATGTCGTTACCATGAAAATCACCTTTCCCATTGAAAGTAAGAGACAATTGGTAAACACGTTGAAGGAAACGCTTGATGCCAATGAAGGTGTGAAGTTGGTAATATTGGATCACATGACTAGTGTGTCGGCGCTCTTGATGCCTTTAGAAGACATGATACCAGTGTGCCGACAAAAGAATGTCATGGTAATGGTGGATGGTGCGCACGCACCCGGGCATGTGCCTCTCGAGGTGGAAAAACTTGGAGCGGATTTCTACACTG GTAATCTACATAAGTGGTGTTTTGCTCCTCGAGGATGTGCATTTTTACATATTAACCCAAAATACTCTGACATCATTCAGCCGTTGGTGACGTCACATGGTCAGTTTGAACCTCGTTTGTGTGATCGGTTTAAAAGCCAGGCTACCAGGGATTACACGTCATTTTGTGCAGCAATTTCTGCGGTTGAATTTCTCGAAGAAATTGGAATG GATGCCATAACtcattataatacaaatatgaTCGAATGGGCTGCAGACATGCTTTCAAACGGATGGGGGACTCCACGTCTAGCAATACATCCTACCGTGAGGGCGCCTTTCATGGCGCTTATAAAGTTACCAAGAAAAGATGGTGATAAATTGCCTGCTGTGAATTACGCAAATTCCGAACAactaatatctatattttacaaaaagtaTGATATTGTTTGCGCATTTACAGTTGTAGATGGAGAATTTTGGGTTCGAATTTCAGCCCACATTTACAACTGCAAAGAAGATTATTTTAAACTAAGAGATGCAGTGTTAGCGTTGATCACAAGACTAGATTAA
- the LOC140046242 gene encoding ubiquitin-related modifier 1-like, which translates to MAAPSDVCVTLEFSGGAELLFDKIKNHEVKLKKVDDKWTIKKLLVWIKDNMLKERPELFIQGDSIRPGILVLVNDADWELLGELNYEIQENDKITFISTLHGG; encoded by the exons ATGGCGGCGCCCAGTGATGTTTGCGTAACTCTAGAATTTag tGGTGGAGCAGAATTACTGTTTGATAAAATTAAGAACCATGAAGTCAAACTAAAGAAAGTGGATGATAAAT GGACAATAAAAAAGTTACTTGTATGGATTAAGGATAACATGTTAAAAGAACGCCCAGAACTGTTCATCCAAGGAGACTCGAT acGACCTGGAATTCTAGTTCTGGTGAACGATGCTGATTGGGAACTGCTT ggCGAATTAAACTATGAAATTCAAGAGAATGACAAGATTACCTTTATATCAACTTTACATGGAGGATAA
- the LOC140047170 gene encoding uncharacterized protein isoform X2 has translation MGRFQLSRSKYYFHRLTANTILKSLSFSEGDKILITTHTFMCVKNAAMFIANNNPGVEVVVMAINLPILSKQQLVDSLLEMLNCHRGIKLAILDHITGPSGILFPIEDMIPLCHQRGVMVMVDGAHAPGQVELNLEEIGADFYFGNLHKWCYSARGCSILYVNPKHSDKVNPLVTSKVECPRLRNRFLMQGSKDYTALCSSSAAVEFLQDIGGLSAVKNYNEPMLKWATDMLCKAWNTTTIPIHDSLKAPFMILIKLPDFENIPLTPDGSKAIALSVYQKHKVHIAATRVNGRFWLRLSAHVYNTKDDYYKLRDALMDIYLPQLS, from the exons CTGCTAACACCATTTTGAAATCGCTAAGTTTCTCTGAAGGTGATAAGATACTGATAACCACACACACATTTATGTGTGTTAAAAATGCTGCCATGTTTATAGCTAATAATAATCCAG GCGTTGAGGTAGTTGTCATGGCTATTAATTTACCGATACTGAGTAAACAGCAATTGGTTGATAGTCTTCTAGAGATGCTCAATTGTCATCGTGGAATCAAACTCGCCATCCTAGACCACATCACTGGCCCGTCTGGCATTCTGTTTCCGATTGAAGACATGATACCACTATGTCATCAAAGAGGGGTAATGGTAATGGTAGATGGTGCGCATGCTCCTGGACAGGTAGAGCTTAATTTAGAAGAAATCGGAGCGGATTTCTACTTTG GAAATCTTCATAAATGGTGTTATTCAGCCCGTGGATGTTCCATCCTGTATGTTAACCCTAAACATTCAGATAAAGTAAATCCATTAGTAACATCAAAGGTAGAATGTCCTCGATTACGTAACAGATTCCTGATGCAAGGAAGCAAGGATTACACCGCCCTCTGCTCATCGTCTGCGGCTGTAGAATTTCTTCAGGACATCGGAGGACTA TCTGCTGTAAAGAACTACAACGAGCCAATGTTGAAGTGGGCGACAGACATGCTCTGCAAAGCCTGGAATACCACCACAATTCCCATTCACGACAGTTTAAAGGCACCGTTTATGATTCTGATAAAACTACCTGATTTTGAAAACATTCCATTAACTCCAGATGGAAGTAAGGCAATAGCTCTGAGTGTATACCAAAAACACAAAGTGCACATAGCAGCAACCCGTGTGAACGGCCGCTTCTGGCTTCGACTCTCTGCTCACGTTTATAATACAAAagatgattattataaattaagagATGCGCTCATGGATATTTATCTACCTCAATTAAGTTAA